TCATTATGAAATTTAAAGGAATACGATTGAATATCCGAGCACCAGTAGAAAGAATAATAGGAGAATGGATTCTGAATTAATAGAGGGGGTCTCCCATTCAGCACCCATGTCTATTAACCACATGGAGAGCATCTACAAAAAGCATCTCTCACACTGGAGGACCCGGAATGTCCATGCATAAAATAAACCGTCAtgtgaactgtgtaatacttcatttctcacgTGATGGCGCTGCAGGTAAATGTGACACTTCCTGCTTGGCTCTCTCACCGATTATAGCTAAGGATCGCTAGGgatcccagcagcaggacacacTGTGATCCGCTTATTAATTGGGTACACTACTAACAAAATGGCATTGTCCTAAGCGAACAACCCTTTTTAGTATTCAAagtggtttaaaaaaataaaaaataagagccTGTTTTTTCTCCAGAAACAGTCTCGTTCCTGTCCACAAGGCggggtttggtattgcagctcatcctcatTCAAACAAGCACCAATACATTGCGATAAGCAAAAGTATATAATCAGTTAAAAGTATATGTTCCTTATTTCCTGGTTAGTTTATCTAATCGAGAAGTTTACTTTTAACAACAAGGACTCATTTTTGGATTAAGTGTTCCTCAAAGTCTCCTGCTAAACTTGATTGCTGATATCTTGAGGACTTCAGCTGAGGTCCTGAAGACTATGACTGAGGAGACGGTAATGTAAGCAAACACTGCCGACTTCTCAGTCATGGTCTCCAGGACCTCAGCCATGGTCTCCATAACTTCAGCTGAGTTCCTGAAGATTATGGCTGAAGAGACGGCAGTGtttgcttttacatttatgtGGCCTTTGAAGAGCAGGGACTCCACCCTGTTCGGATCCCATTTCTACTGGGCGGCAAGAACCTGTGTAGGACTCCCTTCTCCATAGGAACTACATGGCCCAAGGGTGATGGAAATGGCAAGAAGGTGAGAACAAACACCAGGCTTTTCAGTCCTGGTTGGcaaagatgggcactataatgaagATTTAGTCTGAGTTTTTCTATGGGGCCACCTGTCATTTTTGTTTGGGATTGTTGCTATGTAATCAATCACAACTGTCTCCTCATCCAGGTTCACTTAGTTCTACTCTTGGGAACCAAGTTTAGAGATACTAGGTCGAGGATTGGAGAGTTGGGATAAATTACTGTTGGCCAAACAAGCGTTATGTAatttgtatggccaccttaaagaggctctgtcaccagattttgcaacccctatctgctattggagcagataggcgctgcaatgtagattacagtaacgtttttattttttaaaaacgagcatttttggccaagttatgaccatttttgtagttatgcaaatgaggcttgcaaaagtccaagtgggtgtgtttaaaagtaaaagtccaactgggcgtgtattatgtgcgtacatcggggcgtttttaatactttcactagctgggcgctctgaagagaagtaacatcctcttctcttcagaacgcccagcttctgacagtgcagatctctgacgtcactcacaggtcctgcatcgtgacggccacatcggcaccagaggctacagttgattctgcagcagcatcagcgtttgcaggtaagtcgatcttaaaagtattaaaaacgccccgatgtacgcacataatacacgcccagttggacttttacttttaaacacacccacttggacttttgcaagcctcatttgcataaatacaaaaatggtcataacttggccaaaaatgctcgttttttaaaaataaaaacgttactgtaatctacattgcagcgcctatctgctgcaatagcagataggggttgcagaatctggtgacagagcctctttaactctcttCGATTTCCCTCCTCTTGGTGATGAATATTGATACCACTAGCACTTCCATCTGAGCTGTCTGAAGATGGCAACTAGTACTTCGCAATGGGCTCTGGATTCTTTGGCCTTGCTCTACAAAAGGGTCACCCAGTACATTATCTAATAAGATCATTTTGATGCTTTCCCCTTGACCATCACTGATACTTACTTGGCCTTTATACCGCATATAAAATGTCACTTGCATAACTGGCAAATTTTCCACCCAGTTGCCAACCTCTACAGCAAGCTGGAAGACAATGTGGTCCATGGCTATAATGAGGGCAGAAAGCAGAACAAAGACCAAGATGATCACAAAACTAAACAAGATGGAACCAAGCTCCTTTCTTGACATCTTCAATCCAGTGGACTTTATTAACCTGAGCGAGGAGCTATTACTCAAGTCTGTCATATTATTTTTCTGGGCCATCTCCGCCAGTTGTCTCGTAATATATTTGTTGTCAAACTTAATGTTCGTTAGATAGTTCCTTAAGTACCAGGTGGAATTAAGGAGAACATACAAGATAAAACATCCAGCAAAAACTCGATTGGCTACTAGAGTGAGGTCCTTAAAAACCAATTCCACTGTTTCAAACTCCTTTTTCATGTTATTGGCCAATTCGGAAATTTGATTAGAAACCACAGAAGTATCTACATTGGCTAAGAGGTTCACCTCCGGAGAAAACGTCAGTTGCAGCCCTGCCATCACGTCGGTGGTCTTTTTTATCATGTTCCTCACTTCACCCGTCAGATCTCTGAATGTGCCAGTAGAGTTTAAGACTCTTTCTGAAGTGTGTTGGGAAATACATCTAATAATGTGGAAAATATTCCGTAAGTTTCTGAAGATATTTGGGAGGATGTTAAGAGCCATGAACATAAAGCAGGTGGATAACAGTAGCCGGCGACCTTGCTTGGTTCCTAAGGTTGGGATGATGATGGTCAAGATACAACGGATTGGGTGGATGAGAACAAGGACAATGCACATAAGGAACGCTGTGGTTAGTGCCACCACGGAGGCGAGTAGTGACTCGTACTGTAAGGAATGAGACAACCATATGTAAAGTAAAGATCCAGCTAAGAAGGAAATGACTAAGCACGAAATACAAAGCAATACGGTTTGCTTCCAGTCTTTGGGAACCGGATCAGAATATGCCGATGAGAGTTCCCAAAATAAGTCTTTGGCTcttaaataaatcttctgtaagTCACGCCAACACCATGATCTGTACGGAATAAGGAAAATGCATTAGAATAAGATCCTAGGCAGACAAGAACGTATGGTGAAGGTTAAGAAGGCCAAATATCCATCAAGAACATGCTTGACCTGCTCAGGAGACCTTAATGGTCTCTTTCAGACCCACATCATATATTTAGTTGGTCACTAAAGAGGGGGACAGAAGATTGATTTGGTTCTCCAAAATTAAGGGTCTCATGTTTGCTCATAAATGGAACCCATTCAGTAAGTGTCAGGACCCCATGCACTGAGGTGGGAAGCAGCCACAGACTCATTTGGACCCCTCTGTTGGACTTATTAGCCTGGACTCTTGACTACAGTATCAtctgtactaccctgatggcacatTTTTCatgaacagcgccactcttgtccatgggctgtgtcctgATATTGCAGCTAAGTCACTCAAATAAGgctgagctgcattaccaaatACAACCTACCAACataagtggtgctgtttctggagaaaaaaataaatcagacctTTTTCTCTAAtctcaaacaacccctttaaagtcaaaCGCAACCCAAAGCTGAAGACTTAGCTTTGTGTAGCGCAATCTCCAACCTCACCAATCTAACCTGATGCCCCAACCTATGCACCCCAGCAGGGTTTCTTCTTCCTCTAGAGGAACCACTCCATTCTCTGCCAGTCCATGTCAATAATAGATATATCTCAGAGATTAAAACTAGTTAATTaacgtagcagagctgaatttgtccttTCATTAAATATTGAGTGCGTTCAAACAACACAGtaggttatctgcagtcctatgtaaaaccccaTCATGAACTCGCCATGAGTTGTGCCAGACAacaaactcggctctgctacaacagtatgtagaaaaataaatatttgtgctCATCAAAACTTTTTGAATTTTACCGGAAACAAGGAAGACTTTAAACATTTGTTTGTCGTAAAAATATTAGCCACATAAGAGACATGTAATCTGATTTTCACTTCCGCTTGTGTGTTTTTCCTGGAAGTGGAGGGCATATTTGTCTTTTATATAATTGCGGAGGGTTTTCTGCTTAATACGTTTTAGAATTCTTCATTCTTCTTTGTTTAACGGCATACCGGCTTTGTAACGCAGGAAATGCATTAGACGATCAATGTTGAAAACAACCTAGGATATGCTTTGTGTTCCTGTTTTGCCATGTGTATGGGTgagtagatggatatgagatagatatgagattgattgatagatagatagatagatatagagatagatagatagatagatagatagatagatagatagatagatagatagatagatagatagatagatagatagatagatagatagatagatagatagacaggatagatagatagataataggatAATCTAACTTTGACCAATCTTTTCATTGAAACTATATTAATATGTTTAGTAGATCTTATAATTCAACGGATCCACATATATTTAGGATCTGCAAGTCTGAGAGGGAAATTCTGGTTAGAACAAGACTGGTTCATATTCATGGTCCTATGAAAGAAACTAATCACTGTGGGTCTTACTGCTGGGAACCCCCACAATCTGCACTTATTTCCAGGGGGGGAACGGGACAACCGCTGGGTAATTGAATTATAGGAGATCTATTAATATGAATGGGTGCTACGAATATCGGATTTAAAAGGGGGTTAGGAAAGAATACAAACCCTTTAAGACTACATaggaatcaacttttaaaacttcAAAGCTTATAAGATGAATTTATCATGTGATTTAAATGTTTCCGGAGGTTCTCATAGCAGTCACCACAGCATCACcagagtctgaaatggctgataagagAGAacaatagatatgagagatagatagatatgagagagatagatagatagatagatatgagagagatagacaggagagatagatagatagatagatagataggagagagatagatagatagatagataggagagagatggatagatagatggatagataggagagagatggatagatggatagataggagagagatggatagatggatagatagatagatagatagatagatagatagatagatagatagatagataggagagagataaggagatagagagatagatatgaaatagatagatgatagatattctTACATGTTTTACAATTAATAGTACAACTACCTTCTATGAGAAGATTTTGAGGCAGCATTCTGGAGACTCATTCTATAGGGTGTGAGGATTTGTCAGTGTccgatgttacacacacacatgccACATGCAGCAGACTTGGGGAAGTCGGGGCCCTGCTATCGATTAGTCAGATCTGACGtgggttgttttgttttttaaggaaataaaaaaaattctagtgggATCTGGAAGTCACTTCATTTCAGACATCAGAATCTGTCTAGTGTAATTCTAGGGAGCGCTGTATACAGGTGATATAGATAGATGAATATGAGAGGGATATTGGATAGATTTATAgagatatactagtccttctcaatgaattagaatatcatcaaagaggtcatttatttcagtaattcaattcaaaaagtgaaattcatatattctgaagattcattacacacagagttatctatttccagcattgttttcttttaatgttgatgattatctgtaagagttaatgaaaaccccaaaatttagtgtctaagaaaattagaatattatataagcccaatttcatgaagcatgaagtgctctaaaatgtcctgctagacgctgcgctgactctggacttgatataacacgtggaccaacaccagcagatgacacggcccccaaaccatcactgactgtggaaacttcacactggaccgcaagacacttgtATTGACACCTCTcccctcttcctccagactccgggaccgagatttccaaattaaatgcagaatttactttcatctgaagacaggactttggacactgagcagcagtgttggtccactgtgttatatcaagtccagagtcagcgcagcgtctagcaggacatttcccagcacttcatgcttccctctgctgaccacctttatggagatgcgtgtttaattttccagcaggacttggcacctgccaaaactaccaatacctggtgtaataactgcagtatcactgtgcttgattggccaccaaactcgcccgacctaaaccccatagagaatctatagggtattgtcaagaggaagatgagacaccagacccagcaatgcagacgagctgaatgccgctatcaaagcaacttcGGCTTCCATAacaactcagcagtgccacaggctgatcatctccatgccacgccgcattgataccacctgagcagtgccacaggctgatcgcctccatgccatgccgcattgataccacctgagcagtgccacaggctgatcgcctccatgccacgccgcattgataccacctcagcagtgccactggctgatcgcccccatgccacaccgcattgatcccACCTCAACAAtgttccatgccatgccgcattgataccacctgagcagtgccacaggctgatcgcatcgcctccatgccacgccgcattgatcccacctcagcagtgccacaggctgatcgcccccatgccacgccgcattgataccacctcagcagtgccacaggctggtcgcccctatgccacaccacattgatcccacctcagcagtgccacaggctgatcgcccccatgccatgccacattgatacctcctcagcagtgccacagactgatcgttTTACATGCCgcgccgcattgataccacctcagcagtgccacaggctgatcgcccccatgccatgccacattgatacctcctcagcagtgccacagactgatcgttttacatgccacgccgcattgataccacctcagcagtgccacaggctgatcgcccccatgccatgccacattgatacctcctcagcagtgccacagactgatcgttttacatgccacgccgcattgataacacctcagcagtgctataggctgatcgcccccatgccacacaacattgataccacctcagcagtgccacaggctgatcgcccccatgccacgccgcattgataacacctcagcagtgccacaggctgatcgcctccacgccattgatgcagtaattcatgcagagtcggagctccGACCaattattgagggcagatactggacagacgtTTCAGTaggacatttcggtattaaagatcatttttgaaattgggcttatataatattctcattttctgaaacactaaattttgggttttcattaactgttcccataatcatcaacattaaaagaaaacaatgctggaaatagatcagtctgtgtgtaatgaatctatagaatataagaGTTTCATTTTTtgtattgaattactgaaataaatgaactttttaatgatattctaattcactgatAAGACCTAGTGTATGAGATAGAtagtgagatagatggatagatatgagatttcatagtgacatgtctgaagttttgatcagtgaggtctaagcactgagacccccaccgatcgctaaaactaagcggcagaagcactcaggttagttacactttaaatctaCTCCTTCTGTACTattacagtgctacacagcaaatGGTTAATATATTCTACATCTGGTCAGGAATTAAATATTCACACCTCCATGATCCTCCTGCAGCTGTGAGaacctgctgggagttgtagtctcgcCTAAGCTGGAGTGCCACAGGTTCAATGTTCTAAGGTATCTTCCTGTTCTTCACGCAGGTAAGTTATAGACTTTCACGGTTAAACATCCGGTTATGGCACCAGAGTAGCATCTCAAGTCAACCATTTGGGTTTGTGGCCCTATGGCTTCTATTACCCAAATAGGGCACAGGAAGACCACCTACGAGGACATCTCACTAGAGGAAAACTGAATAGGTGGGCTTCAGCATAGGGGTTCATAATAAGGGTTCATATGGTTTTGTAAGGGTTGTTAATGGAATTGACATTTGTTTTCTTAAAATTAATATTAAGACGGGTCGGAACTTGCAGCTATGTAACTTTCCTGATCGTTACTTGGCGTACAGAAGGGGATGATGAAACACTTCTGCCATCTTGTGGACAGCAGATGTAAAAACAAGTGAATGACATCAGATCTGTGTAGAGATCGTCACCAACTTCAATTTAAATGTCAACACTTCTTTGGATTTAAGATGGGTAGGAATAGGTTAATAGGCTTCCATTAAGTACTAATTACtctgggtcctcttacacggtccGACGTGTAATTGAGCAccgcaatgagacagctcgttgatcggcgctcgtttgctcctgtcacaaggtgttgtgtatggggacgagcgcccgttactccgattgctcgtccccatgcatttctatcatgtcggccgtGCGTCCCCCTGTTTATCTCTGCCTTTGATTAACTTTAGCACAAATCAATAGCACATGCATTGGTTATTATATGTAAATAAAGGGGGGCTGCAGGAGATATAGCATTATTAATAAGACAATCAGGAGGGCACCTCTCAGACCCAAGGCCCTTTCACAGCAGGAAACTAAAATGCATTAGTACTACAGGCACATAATACGAGCATAGATCCATCAGCATcagcttgttgacagtttccagaTCGCAACAGAAGTTTTTTCATGCTGCATTAAAAATTATCTATTCGATTACGATATTTCACGGTCTCTAGGTCCAATGGCCTCATGATATGTCTATCGAAATTACAGAGATAAGCTGTGTAATATAGGCGCTGCTTATCTCTTCATGCAAAAGTAGTTTTTCACCTATTGCTTTCTAAGTTTCTTCTCCACTGAATAACTGAGTATTTCTTCCTTTAAAACCCGAAGTTCTTCAGTAGCTGCAGTTGTATTACACAGTTTTtagtctcagctgctgcagaacattattatACAcgtctcagatgctgcagaatctCATAATACACCTccatttttaaagaggctctgtcaccagattttcaaacccctatatcctattgcagcagatcggcgctgcaatgtagattacagtaacgtttttgttttttaaaaacgagcatttttggccaagttatgaccatttttatatttatgtaaatgagcctttcttaagtacaagtgggcgtgtattgtgtgtgtacatcggggcgtttttacttgttttactagctgggcgttgtgaatgggagtgtatgatgctgacgaatcagcatcatccacttctcttcgttaccacccagcttctggcagtgcacagacacacagcgtgttctcgagagatcacgctgtgacgtcacttcctgccccaggtcctgcatcgtgtcggacgagcgaggacacatcggcaccaggcgacagaggttacagttgattctgcagcagcatcggcgtttgcaggtaagtcgatgtagcctctgtcgcctggtgccgatgtgtcctcgctcgtccgacacgatgcaggacctggggcaggaagtgacatcacagcgtgatctctcgagaacacgctgtgtgtctgtgcactgccagtagctgggcgttgtgaagagaagtggatgatgctgattcgtcagcatcatacactcctagtcacaacgcccagctagtaaaagaagtaaaaacgccccgatgtaacacacacacaatacacgcccacttggacataactttaaacacgcccagttgtacttaagaaaggctcatttgcataaatataaaaatggtcataacttggccaaaaatgctcgtttttgaaaaacaaaccgttactgtaatctacattgcagcgccgatctgctgcaatacgagataggggtttgaaaatctggtgacagagcctctttaaggaaaagaACCTTCTTTCTGAAAAGGTTAAAGGTGTCTCGCATCAATTATAGAaaataagccctcccccttactgttaaataaagaggttctgcagcaaacAAAGTGTTATAAGGAGTAACATACTCTCTAGTATAAATTATTAGGATATTAGGTGTCAAATCATTTTTCCATGTCCTGTGTAGTCTCATAACTCCTTGGTGACTTCTAATAGTCTCATCATTTCCAGTAGCGGGGCATTATCCCGCATATTGTATGGCTCACAATTCTAATGAGCTGGCATataagtgaataaaaaaaaaaaatatggaaaattTATAAATTAGTGGTTCAAGTGGATGCAGTCACCACACAGCTAGTTCAGAGGACCAGTCCCGGCCTCTACTAGTAGTGTTGATGATGATGGCAGTGCCCGCACTAATGGGGCCCCTGTAGAGAAGAGTGCCAGTCCTTATAGGCAGCGAGTATTAATAATGATGGCACCACCCAAGAGTAGCCCAGCACCTCCTGCAAAGATGGAGTGTTAACGACGGTAGGGCCATCACACAAGAGGTACCAAGCAGCTCCTGCAGAAATAGAGTGCCAGTCCCTATGCTCAATGCCAGATTTCCAGGATTTCTGGACGATCAGATCCAAAATGAGAGGACTTTTCTTCAAAATCAATTCAGCAAAATGAATAAATTCAGAAATAATTTAGTTTATTTCTCCACTCCATGTTCTCCCAATACAAAGATATCAAACTGCccacacattaaaggggttgtctgcgaaacagcgccactcttgtccacgggctgtgtctggtattgcagctgaaccCCTTTTAATGGCTTCCCATTAAACAGGAGGCACGACATAAATACAAATATACATCACATAGATCTATATTATAGCCACCAATTACTGTACATGGAATTTCCACAATTTCAATTCACAACATTCAATTGACTATAGATGAGTGCGGAGCATAATGGGGGTTATAGCAGCCGTATTATAAAGTTTAAAGGAGAATCTCGCGAAAATATAGTTTTGAATGAATTTTTTGGCATCATATGACATAGCAAATACTAGGAGAAGTTTATAAAAATAGGAGCACATAAAAATAGTACTGCCCATATCAACCAATCCGAGCACAGCATACTTCTCCATGTGTCGCCGTATGGTGCCTCTGTACGACGCCGTATTGCAGACAATAGCTGTAACCAGAGGTATACGGAGCTACACTAgggcaccatagacttctattggcgccaTTTTACAGCTCCGTACAACGTAAAAGTTATATGTAGCCGTAATGATACATTATTCTGAGCATCTCCATTGAAATCTTATAAGGATGGCCCATGCCAACCAATCAGGAGACTGCTTTCATTTTTCACAGGGACTGAAAAATGAAAGgtggaatttgattggttgccatggacaactactctacttttcctttgcaccagttttaataCATCTCCCCACATTGGGCCTTATTTACCAAAACTGTCTAAAAGAAAAACCTGGCCTTGTTGCCCCTGGCAAACAATCCTAGCTCCactttggttgctataggcaacaaggtCAGATAAATCCCCCACACTTTATCTTTTTGAATTGACCTAAATTcacagaaaattcatttttaaacTTGGGTTTCATTACCCATTAATGTCCTGTATCTATTCCATGACACGCTAAAATAAAAGTTTATAGTGATAGCCGTGAAGTGGATGCATTTTAGGGGGTGCAGGTCATACggccgtctgaatgaggcctaagcatTGCGGCAATTTACAATATACGTGTAGATTGAATAAAACATGATGAACATATCGGACATGAACAGAAACCTGGCGTTTCCATCCATTATTACaacattaaaatctgaaaaataaaCCGTCCAATCatccaacataataataataatacagcctTATAATACAACTCCACTTTTTTACAAATCTTTTTTGATTGCATTATTtcggatacattacaatttaattTAGAGCCACCGTTGCGCATGGATCCCAAAGACGTCAACTCAACAGATGATATAGGACCATGGAGACGGGTGGGAGAACCAGTTCTGCCGGGCCCTATTACATTTTACAATTGGAGCTCCACCTTCTCACATGAAGGGCGGAATCATCCTGAGGGTCTTGCCACCCTTATCTCCTATCATGAATTGGACAGGGGAGGGTATAGCGGTTATTTTTTTGAGAGGTGCCCATTATAATTTTTAATATCGGGACCCCTCTCTTTTATGTATGACCCTGTTGGGTCTCCCTACT
The genomic region above belongs to Rhinoderma darwinii isolate aRhiDar2 chromosome 13, aRhiDar2.hap1, whole genome shotgun sequence and contains:
- the OCSTAMP gene encoding osteoclast stimulatory transmembrane protein; this translates as MSLQNAASKSSHRRSWCWRDLQKIYLRAKDLFWELSSAYSDPVPKDWKQTVLLCISCLVISFLAGSLLYIWLSHSLQYESLLASVVALTTAFLMCIVLVLIHPIRCILTIIIPTLGTKQGRRLLLSTCFMFMALNILPNIFRNLRNIFHIIRCISQHTSERVLNSTGTFRDLTGEVRNMIKKTTDVMAGLQLTFSPEVNLLANVDTSVVSNQISELANNMKKEFETVELVFKDLTLVANRVFAGCFILYVLLNSTWYLRNYLTNIKFDNKYITRQLAEMAQKNNMTDLSNSSSLRLIKSTGLKMSRKELGSILFSFVIILVFVLLSALIIAMDHIVFQLAVEVGNWVENLPVMQVTFYMRYKGQVSTTFFSKDVASYNVERQLDFTFFPEHCKKPPSPPDPSVTASIVFIYCILFAVVFLETYAQRLCRKISAMFYKAREEERILYLFDQIVKNY